A window of Sandaracinaceae bacterium contains these coding sequences:
- a CDS encoding alkaline phosphatase D family protein translates to MSPHPNGRRSFLTTVGSASLLAGCGGAGRMIPECRDPSDEALVARTRVGVAAIDADVVALPASEAFPLGVASGDATAEGIVLWTRYDGRARLGLMVWREDGDAVAAFRVVPADGGFAHVFVDDLEPGERYRYAWLELDGGEARARSDVGRFRTALPENARTPLQLAAFSCVSWKREHDALARAGREGEQDLLLLLGDTSYNDGAETLCEYRHTWGQTLSSEGWRLVRARSSLLATWDDHEVANDFCGPDVSRAQIAAGRRAFFEHQPVRRFRNAPDRIWRSRRWGRTAEIFVLDCRGERVCRTRGRPDATMISETQRAWLQRGLAESPCAFKIVMTSVPIADVPVFFETKAHDRWEAWATQRRALLRFVERERIDGVFWIGGDLHIASAGRVGARPDDPGWGQLEVLAGPGAQQGSPFTEWMGPPQYDFADPRSNVTTFDLDPETLQVRVRFVLATGEAMADLTYDLSGPVHLVRRR, encoded by the coding sequence ATGTCGCCTCACCCCAACGGCCGTCGCTCGTTCCTCACCACCGTCGGCTCCGCCTCGCTCCTCGCCGGATGCGGAGGCGCGGGGAGGATGATCCCCGAGTGCCGCGATCCCTCGGACGAGGCGCTCGTGGCGCGGACGCGGGTGGGGGTCGCCGCGATCGACGCCGACGTCGTCGCGCTGCCCGCGAGCGAGGCCTTCCCGCTGGGGGTGGCCTCGGGGGACGCGACGGCCGAGGGGATCGTGCTCTGGACGCGCTACGACGGGCGCGCACGGCTCGGGCTGATGGTCTGGCGTGAGGACGGAGACGCGGTGGCTGCGTTTCGCGTGGTCCCCGCCGACGGAGGCTTCGCGCACGTGTTCGTCGACGACCTCGAGCCGGGAGAGCGCTACCGCTACGCCTGGCTGGAGCTCGACGGAGGCGAGGCCCGCGCGCGCAGCGACGTGGGGCGGTTCCGCACCGCTCTCCCCGAGAACGCGCGGACGCCTCTCCAGCTCGCCGCGTTCTCCTGCGTCAGCTGGAAGCGCGAGCACGACGCGCTCGCCCGCGCGGGGCGGGAGGGAGAGCAGGATCTGTTGCTGCTCCTCGGCGACACCTCGTACAACGACGGCGCCGAGACGCTCTGCGAGTACCGGCACACCTGGGGCCAGACTTTGTCGTCGGAGGGGTGGCGTCTGGTGCGCGCTCGCTCGAGCTTGCTCGCCACGTGGGACGACCACGAGGTCGCGAACGACTTCTGCGGTCCCGACGTGAGCCGGGCGCAGATCGCGGCCGGGCGTCGGGCGTTCTTCGAGCACCAACCGGTGCGGCGCTTCCGGAACGCGCCCGACCGGATCTGGCGGAGCCGACGCTGGGGCCGGACGGCGGAGATCTTCGTGCTCGACTGCCGCGGCGAGCGCGTCTGCCGCACACGCGGCCGACCCGACGCGACCATGATCTCCGAGACGCAGCGGGCGTGGCTGCAGCGCGGTCTCGCCGAGAGCCCGTGCGCGTTCAAGATCGTCATGACCTCGGTGCCGATCGCGGATGTGCCCGTGTTCTTCGAGACGAAGGCGCACGACCGCTGGGAGGCGTGGGCGACCCAGCGCCGGGCTCTGCTGCGCTTCGTGGAGCGAGAGCGCATCGATGGGGTGTTCTGGATCGGCGGCGACCTGCACATCGCGTCTGCGGGCCGGGTGGGCGCGCGTCCCGATGATCCCGGCTGGGGGCAGCTCGAGGTGCTCGCGGGTCCGGGCGCGCAACAGGGCTCGCCGTTCACCGAGTGGATGGGGCCGCCGCAGTACGACTTCGCCGACCCGCGCAGCAACGTCACGACCTTCGATCTCGATCCGGAGACGCTGCAGGTCAGGGTGCGCTTCGTGCTCGCGACCGGCGAGGCGATGGCGGACTTGACCTATGACCTGTCGGGACCCGTCCATCTCGTCCGGCGTCGCTGA